In the Hordeum vulgare subsp. vulgare chromosome 7H, MorexV3_pseudomolecules_assembly, whole genome shotgun sequence genome, one interval contains:
- the LOC123411789 gene encoding heptahelical transmembrane protein ADIPOR1-like yields MDQESSMGGGQLHEQEAAASAAMAKKRRGKQRRSSEGRKRRQQQQQEYRLVSYEELPEYMKENEFILNHYRSEWPLLHAFLSVFSWHNETINIWTHLLGFFLFLGLTLWHLAQYFPQVAHLIGHLSWPISKVAENVSSNIGDVLSGAASFMQASPGLAMAAAAGVGPTTRWPFFVFLAGAMFCLMSSCACHLLSCHSHRLNLFLIRLDYTGIAVMIVVSFFPPIYYIFQCEPRWQVAYLSAISLAGAATVYALMSPRLSDAKYRAHRALLFVGMGLSGVVPAVHAAAVNWHEPRRNVTLAYEGAMAASYLVGTAFYLTRVPERWRPGMFDLCGQSHQIFHLLVIAGALAHYGAAIVFLRVRDEMGCPAN; encoded by the exons ATGGACCAGGAGAGCAGCATGGGCGGCGGGCAGCTGCACGAGCAGGAGGCGGCGGCGTCGGCGgccatggcgaagaagaggaggggCAAGCAGAGGAGGTCGTCGGAGGGGAGGAAgaggcggcagcagcagcagcaggagtacCGGCTGGTGAGCTACGAGGAGCTGCCGGAGTACATGAAGGAGAACGAGTTCATCCTCAACCACTACCGATCCGAGTGGCCGCTGCTCCACGCCTTCCTCAGCGTCTTCTCCTGGCACAACGAGACCATCAACATCTGGACGCACCTCCTCgggttcttcctcttcctcggcctCACCCTCTGGCACCTCGCCCAGTACTTCCCCCAGGTCGCCCACCTCATCGGCCACCTCTCATG GCCGATCTCCAAGGTCGCAGAGAATGTCTCCAGCAACATCGGCGATGTCCTCTCC GGTGCGGCGTCGTTCATGCAGGCGAGCCCGGGgctggcgatggcggcggcggcgggggtggggcCGACGACGCGGTGGCCCTTCTTCGTGTTCCTGGCGGGGGCCATGTTCTGCCTGATGAGCAGCTGCGCCTGCCACCTGCTCTCCTGCCACTCGCACCGCCTCAACCTCTTCCTCATCCGCCTCGACTACACCGGCATCGCCGTCATGATCGTCGTCTCCTTCTTCCCGCCCATCTACTACATCTTCCAGTGCGAGCCGCGCTGGCAGGTCGCCTACCTCTCCGCCATCTcgctcgccggcgccgccaccGTCTACGCGCTCATGTCCCCCCGCCTCAGCGACGCCAAGTACCGCGCCCACCGCGCCCTGCTCTTCGTCGGGATGGGCCTATCCGGCGTCGTGCCGGCCGTGCACGCCGCCGCCGTCAACTGGCACGAGCCGCGCCGGAACGTCACGCTGGCCTACGAGGGCGCCATGGCCGCCTCCTACCTCGTCGGCACCGCCTTCTACCTCACCCGCGTGCCCGAGCGGTGGAGGCCCGGGATGTTCGACCTCTGCGGGCAGAGCCACCAGATCTTCCACCTGCTTGTCATCGCCGGCGCGCTCGCGCACTACGGCGCCGCCATCGTGTTCCTCCGGGTCCGCGACGAGATGGGCTGCCCGGCCAACTGA